In one Lolium rigidum isolate FL_2022 chromosome 3, APGP_CSIRO_Lrig_0.1, whole genome shotgun sequence genomic region, the following are encoded:
- the LOC124698199 gene encoding probable carboxylesterase 8, whose product MDPYKYLNIRLNPDGSLTRNGEAKLLPPCPSGEPIAVTAAAGADGPAHRIVHSNDAPLNDANGTSIRLFIPGNDVGARDGSRLPLILYFHGGGYVLFRAASEPFHNTAATIAATVPAAVASVDYRLAPEHRLPAAFDDAADAVRWVRSYAAGSPGRPIFIMGSHSGASIAFRAALAAVDQGVELRGLILNQAHHSGVERTAAEQASVDDRVLPLPANDLLWELALPLGADRDHEYCNPDAMLAGISAARLRRLPPCLVLGRKKDPPRDRQRFLVAALREAGVHVEARMDGAGFHAMELFKANCAAEFNAQVADFVRRHAHAGDGVDEHVARSRL is encoded by the coding sequence ATGGACCCGTACAAGTACCTCAACATCCGCCTCAACCCCGACGGCTCCCTCACCCGCAACGGCGAGGCCAAGCTCCTCCCGCCGTGCCCGTCGGGGGAGCCCATCGCCGTCACCGCCGctgccggcgcggacggcccagCACATCGCATTGTCCACTCCAACGACGCTCCTCTCAACGACGCCAACGGCACGAGCATCCGCCTCTTCATCCCCGGCAACGACGTCGGCGCTCGCGACGGCAGCAGGCTGCCGCTGATCCTCTACTTCCACGGCGGCGGGTACGTGCTCTTCCGCGCCGCCTCCGAGCCGTTCCACAACACGGCGGCGACGATCGCGGCCACCGTGCCCGCGGCGGTCGCATCCGTCGACTACCGCCTCGCGCCCGAGCACCGCCTCCCCGCGGCCTTCGACGACGCCGCCGACGCGGTGCGCTGGGTGCGGTCCTACGCCGCCGGGTCGCCCGGCAGGCCCATCTTCATAATGGGCTCCCACAGCGGCGCCAGCATCGCGTTCCGCGCGGCGCTTGCCGCCGTGGACCAGGGCGTGGAACTGCGCGGGCTGATACTGAACCAGGCGCACCACAGCGGCGTGGAGCGGACGGCGGCAGAACAAGCGTCGGTGGACGACCGCGTGCTGCCGCTGCCGGCCAACGACCTGCTCTGGGAGCTCGCGCTGCCGCTGGGCGCCGACCGGGACCACGAGTACTGCAACCCCGACGCCATGCTGGCCGGCATCAGCGCGGCGCGGCTGCGGAGGCTGCCGCCGTGCCTCGTGCTCGGCCGGAAGAAGGACCCGCCCAGGGACCGGCAGAGGTTCCTGGTGGCGGCGCTGCGGGAGGCCGGGGTGCACGTGGAGGCGCGGATGGACGGCGCCGGGTTCCACGCCATGGAGCTGTTCAAGGCCAACTGCGCCGCGGAGTTCAACGCGCAGGTGGCGGACTTCGTCCGCCGCCACGCTCACGCGGGCGACGGCGTTGACGAGCACGTTGCGAGGAGCAGGCTGTGA